A genome region from Bombilactobacillus bombi includes the following:
- a CDS encoding acylphosphatase — protein sequence MTDKHVAIDVYGLVQGVGFRYMTLTYAQKYGIVGSVANRADGSVHIEAQGPAENLMTFLAIVKKGPSQFAQVDHVSVEPQPLAQYTKFSVS from the coding sequence TTGACCGATAAACATGTCGCAATTGATGTTTATGGATTAGTTCAAGGAGTAGGTTTTCGTTATATGACTTTAACTTATGCTCAAAAATATGGTATTGTAGGTTCCGTAGCTAATCGAGCTGACGGTAGTGTGCACATTGAAGCTCAAGGACCTGCTGAAAACTTAATGACTTTTTTAGCAATTGTTAAAAAAGGTCCTAGTCAATTTGCTCAAGTTGATCACGTCAGTGTTGAGCCTCAACCTTTAGCTCAATATACAAAATTTTCGGTATCATAA
- the yidC gene encoding membrane protein insertase YidC has protein sequence MKKSVRRILLFAGLLGLVLLTAACSRQGVSAATKPPTGGPYGFIYKYLAVPFQQLILYTSKTIGGKESYAWGIIIISFVVRLVLLPLSLMQSKKSVVQQEKMKVIQPQMQLIQKHQKDATTQEEQAQVSQLMMEVYRKNNIKLTGGIGCLPLLLQFPVFIAIYQAVQYSPEISKATFWGAPLAKPSLIITIIATLFYVIQAWMSTKTIPEEQKQQMQMMLLMSPAMTFFISMVSSAALALYFLIGGVIIVIQQLLNDFVITPRVRKQVDADIKEHPVVTVVTEDTFKKMGSQQSTATNNSAVKQQEAIIHQRNRQRNAGKQQHKNK, from the coding sequence ATGAAGAAATCTGTTCGTCGTATTTTATTATTTGCTGGCCTTCTGGGCTTAGTGCTCTTAACTGCTGCTTGTTCGCGGCAAGGCGTTAGTGCCGCTACAAAACCTCCTACTGGAGGTCCTTATGGTTTTATATATAAATATTTGGCCGTGCCCTTTCAGCAATTAATTTTATATACATCTAAAACTATTGGTGGCAAAGAAAGTTACGCTTGGGGTATTATTATTATTTCTTTTGTTGTTCGCTTGGTATTACTGCCCTTGAGCTTAATGCAGTCCAAAAAATCTGTAGTTCAGCAAGAAAAAATGAAAGTTATTCAGCCGCAAATGCAGCTGATTCAAAAGCATCAAAAAGATGCCACAACGCAAGAAGAACAAGCTCAAGTTAGTCAATTAATGATGGAAGTCTACCGAAAAAATAATATTAAATTAACTGGTGGTATTGGTTGTTTACCATTGTTATTACAATTTCCAGTCTTTATTGCCATTTATCAAGCTGTGCAATATTCACCTGAAATTTCCAAAGCTACTTTTTGGGGCGCACCTTTAGCTAAACCCAGTTTGATTATTACTATTATTGCAACACTGTTCTATGTTATTCAAGCATGGATGTCCACCAAGACAATTCCAGAAGAGCAAAAGCAACAAATGCAAATGATGTTGTTAATGAGTCCAGCAATGACTTTCTTTATTAGTATGGTTTCTTCAGCTGCTTTAGCACTGTACTTCTTAATCGGTGGGGTAATCATTGTGATTCAACAATTACTCAATGATTTTGTAATTACTCCGCGAGTACGTAAACAAGTTGATGCCGATATTAAAGAACATCCAGTAGTTACTGTTGTTACTGAAGATACTTTTAAAAAGATGGGTAGCCAACAATCCACTGCAACTAATAATTCAGCTGTGAAACAACAAGAAGCAATTATTCATCAACGTAACCGCCAGCGCAATGCGGGCAAACAGCAACACAAAAACAAATAG
- a CDS encoding hydrolase — translation MKVPDWHQDQQYLELVSDLLAQPEIQRLQTIKQHHYSNRLEHSISVSYRSYLLGQKWHLNTRALARGGLLHDLFYYDWDPKQMDFRTHSYVHAHIALNNAAKLTTLSPMEADIIVKHMFGSTTQMPRYWESLLVGLVDDECAIQEAMAPKLLLWKRKLQLK, via the coding sequence ATGAAAGTTCCGGATTGGCATCAAGATCAGCAGTATTTGGAATTAGTAAGTGATTTGTTGGCTCAACCTGAGATTCAACGCTTACAGACAATTAAGCAACACCATTATTCCAATCGCTTGGAGCATTCGATTAGTGTATCTTATCGTAGCTATTTATTAGGTCAGAAATGGCATCTGAATACTCGGGCTTTGGCTAGAGGTGGCTTATTGCATGACTTATTTTATTATGATTGGGATCCTAAACAAATGGATTTTCGGACTCATTCCTATGTTCATGCACATATTGCGCTCAATAATGCCGCTAAGTTAACTACTTTGTCACCAATGGAAGCTGATATTATAGTTAAGCATATGTTTGGATCTACTACGCAAATGCCTCGTTATTGGGAAAGCTTGCTTGTTGGTTTAGTTGATGACGAGTGTGCGATTCAAGAAGCGATGGCACCCAAATTATTATTATGGAAAAGAAAATTACAATTAAAATAA
- a CDS encoding TrmH family RNA methyltransferase: MEYITSVKNEKIKEIKKLANAKGRRQQQRYLIEGEHLVHEALINDIVIEELLVTENFLNHDEHHLVKQLYDQCVQIGDSVAKHLSATVTPQGIFAVVALPPTDPNIDYQGKWLLLDRIQDPGNVGTMIRTADAAGYQGVILSKDSADLFAPKVQRSMQGSQFHLQLLTANLQKIITSFKQNRVTVYGTLVNEQARDYHQVQAPKNLALIMGNEAQGMNNNLAQLADENLYIPLIGQAESLNVAIAAGILMFNL; the protein is encoded by the coding sequence ATGGAATATATTACATCAGTTAAAAATGAAAAAATTAAAGAAATTAAAAAATTGGCGAATGCAAAGGGTCGGCGTCAACAACAGCGCTATTTAATTGAAGGAGAACATTTAGTACATGAAGCTCTTATTAATGATATTGTGATTGAAGAATTGTTAGTTACCGAAAATTTTTTAAATCATGATGAGCATCATTTGGTAAAACAATTATATGATCAATGTGTTCAAATTGGTGATTCGGTTGCTAAACATCTTAGTGCAACAGTCACTCCTCAAGGAATATTTGCTGTAGTTGCTTTGCCGCCCACAGATCCTAATATTGATTATCAAGGTAAATGGTTGTTATTAGATCGGATTCAAGATCCAGGCAATGTGGGAACTATGATTAGAACTGCTGATGCTGCCGGCTATCAAGGGGTTATCTTAAGTAAAGATAGTGCTGATTTATTTGCTCCTAAAGTTCAGCGCTCTATGCAGGGGAGTCAATTTCATTTGCAGCTTTTAACAGCCAATTTACAGAAAATAATTACCAGCTTTAAGCAAAATCGTGTAACAGTTTATGGAACATTAGTTAATGAACAAGCTCGAGATTACCATCAAGTACAAGCACCCAAGAATTTAGCATTAATTATGGGCAATGAAGCTCAAGGGATGAACAATAATTTAGCTCAGTTGGCTGATGAAAATTTGTATATTCCTTTAATTGGTCAAGCTGAATCCTTGAATGTCGCGATTGCAGCTGGTATTCTAATGTTTAATCTTTAA